The proteins below are encoded in one region of Triticum aestivum cultivar Chinese Spring chromosome 1B, IWGSC CS RefSeq v2.1, whole genome shotgun sequence:
- the LOC123123895 gene encoding uncharacterized protein, which yields MGNCKSSSRALLGKAHVVPDPEWRIRDFGKTHVPDFEWRIDDFSSLLKTGAKRATSGPFHCSGYNWDLQVSLMHKEARSVTPYVALRLVPSKLSLMPVHTVHATFELSIYNHSKGMYYGCKASSNFDFKNFYSKEHCLIPLKKLLKSSAFLVDDSCVFAVEILKIDACSPEKKVVVVQKKATTVQNLFVQKKGFVKGTYTCNMNNFLELDLDHCVRSPTFEVGGHKCMYPRGDLYSTDCLSLYLFLDALDELHLESRKVAVMTLSILNQKNGKHLTKTSGLFVCDGGWGWPNFLGLKKLKKGYVVGSSCIVKADLTIVGLSNDG from the exons ATGGGCAACTGCAAGAGTTCAT CTCGTGCACTCCTAGGAAAGGCCCATGTTGTTCCGGATCCAGAATGGAGGATTCGGGACTTCGGAAAGACCCACGTTCCAGATTTCGAATGGAGGATTGATGACTTCTCATCACTGCTTAAGACTGGAGCTAAGAGAGCAACATCTGGCCCTTTTCACTGCTCTGGTTATAACTG GGACCTGCAAGTGAGTCTAATGCATAAAGAAGCTCGTTCTGTAACTCCATATGTTGCTCTTCGTCTTGTGCCATCCAAACTAAGCTTGATGCCAGTTCACACAGTGCATGCGACGTTTGAATTGTCAATATACAACCATTCAAAAGGAATGTACTATGGATGCAAAG CTAGCTCCAACTTTGATTTCAAGAATTTCTACTCGAAGGAGCATTGCTTGATTCCTCTTAAGAAGCTACTGAAATCATCTgcttttctagttgatgatagttgTGTCTTTGCTGTGGAGATATTAAAAATTGATGCCTGCTCTCCTGAAAAGAAGGTTGTTGTGGTTCAGAAGAAGGCTACCACAGTTCAGAACCTCTTTGTCCAGAAGAAGGGGTTCGTCAAAGGGACATACACTTGTAACATGAACAATTTCCTTGAATTGGACTTGGATCACTGTGTCCGTTCTCCTACATTTGAAGTTGGCGGGCATAAATG CATGTACCCGCGTGGTGACTTGTACAGCACTGATTGCCTCAGCTTGTACTTATTCCTGGATGCCTTGGATGAGCTCCATCTCGAGTCTAGGAAGGTGGCTGTAATGACTCTGTCCATCCTGAACCAAAAGAATGGGAAACACTTGACTAaaacttcag GTCTCTTCGTATGTGATGGCGGATGGGGTTGGCCTAACTTTCTTGGACTCAAGAAACTCAAGAAAGGCTATGTTGTAGGGTCGAGCTGCATTGTGAAGGCAGATCTCACTATCGTTGGTTTATCCAATGATGGCTAG